The Coffea arabica cultivar ET-39 chromosome 9e, Coffea Arabica ET-39 HiFi, whole genome shotgun sequence genome has a window encoding:
- the LOC113707668 gene encoding exonuclease 1: protein MGIQGLLPLLKSIMMPIHIKDLKDCCVAVDTYSWLHKGALSCSKELCKGLPTTKHIEYCMHRVNMLRHYGVKPILVFDGGPLPMKSEQENKRARSRRENLSRAIEHESNGNPAAAYECYQKAVDISPSIAYDLIQVLKQENVCYVVAPYEADAQMTFLAVSKQVDAVITEDSDLIAFGCPRIIYKMDKFGQGVEFRTSLLQQNKDLNLIGFTKQMLLEMCILSGCDYLQSLPGMGLKKAHTLMKKFKSYDKVLKHLKYNSAAVSPLYEESFRKAMLTFQHQRVYDPLTEEIIHLSEPPNSFDASLDFLGPSISNDVAKGIAKGDIDPFTKMPFEHEHGGAELAVNESYQLKNFKPEGESKKLDLPAQKNLLTNYFCFASVEAKRKYIAPRLTPMLKRPNPENGIFSTTRTIEADAESRRLMTLTTMLPESVDCTAANKASELLESWHHGVDESEDTQEDKGAQPAMVQHSVCKPCSALHKESTSDQNQSKLRTENTKTIVRSSYFLHKDVKETNQVKKKDRAEAASNKCGIPAGSCANMLGSESSEKKISVMSKNVIVRSSYFKHKSIRERGPCDKSEKPLVKESNAPHDNNIYVLDEIEVRATTDQGNATGRSFCFQHSSLNKYEKLKVDDQIATDTDEYSIPDISLTKSFLEDSRKKRKITNIENAREDARGNDMLKGPAVPMQSDDTSMVGDTTRDTNAQEGKFGCNISHLGHYSDIAEKSMEKFASVISSFKFTSNGSRASGLRAPLKDVKNTCRTRSSSNMDLSKFAYAPSKKTSSTSRRL from the exons ATGGGTATCCAAGGCCTATTGCCCCTCTTGAAATCAATAATGATGCCAATACACATAAAAGATTTGAAGGACTGCTGCGTTGCTGTTGACACCTATTCATGGCTTCACAAAGGGGCTCTTTCTTGCAGCAAAGAGCTCTGCAAAGGCCTGCCCACCACCAA GCATATCGAGTATTGCATGCACAGAGTGAATATGCTTCGACATTATGGTGTGAAACCCATACTTGTGTTTGATGGAGGTCCTCTACCGATGAAAAGTGAGCAAGAGAACAAGCGTGCAAG ATCAAGAAGGGAAAACCTTTCTCGTGCCATTGAGCATGAATCGAATGGTAATCCGGCTGCTGCTTATGAATGCTATCAAAAAGCTGTTGACATCTCACCCTCAATTGCATATGACCTAATTCAG GTTTTGAAACAGGAAAATGTATGCTATGTCgtggctccatatgaagcagATGCTCAAATGACCTTTTTGGCAGTCAGCAAACAGGTTGATGCGGTTATAACTGAGGACTCAGATTTAATTGCCTTTGGTTGTCCCAGA ATCATCTATAAAATGGACAAGTTTGGACAAGGTGTTGAATTTCGCACTTCCCTGCTACAACAAAACAAGGATTTAAATTTGATAGGGTTTACCAAGCAGATGCTTCTTGAGATGTGCATATTGAGTGGATGTGACTATCTGCAGTCCTTGCCTGGAATGGGTCTGAAGAAAGCTCATACACTGATGAAAAAGTTCAAAAGTTACGACAAG GTACTAAAGCACTTGAAGTATAATAGTGCTGCGGTTTCTCCTCTTTATGAAGAATCTTTCAGGAAGGCGATGCTAACTTTCCAGCATCAAAGAGTTTATGATCCTCTTACTGAAGAGATAATACATTTGTCTGAGCCACCAAATAGTTTTGATGCCAGTTTAGATTTCTTAGGTCC ATCGATTTCTAACGATGTAGCTAAAGGGATAGCAAAAGGTGACATTGATCCTTTTACAAAAATGCCATTTGAG CATGAGCATGGTGGTGCCGAATTGGCAGTCAATGAATCTTACCAGCTAAAGAATTTCAAACCTGAAGGTGAAAGTAAAAAGCTTGATCTGCCTGCACAAAAGAATCTCCTGACTAACTATTTCT GTTTTGCTTCTGTTGAAGCAAAGAGGAAATATATAGCCCCACGACTTACACCTATGCTTAAGCGTCCAAATCCAGAGAATGGAATTTTTAGTACGACAAGGACGATTGAAGCAGATGCTGAATCTCGAAGATTGATGACATTGACCACAATGTTGCCAGAGTCA GTGGACTGTACCGCCGCTAATAAGGCTTCTGAATTATTGGAATCATGGCATCATG GAGTAGATGAATCAGAAGACACTCAAGAGGACAAAGGAGCACAACCTGCTATGGTACAACATTCAGTCTGCAAACCTTGTAGTGCATTGCATAAGGAAAGCACCTCAGACCAAAATCAGAGCAAATTGAGAACAGAAAATACAAAAACGATTGTGAGGAGTTCCTATTTTCTGCACAAGGATGTGAAGGAAACAAATCAGgttaaaaagaaagatagaGCTGAAGCAGCTAGTAATAAATGTGGGATTCCTGCTGGCAGTTGTGCAAATATGCTTGGCTCAGAAAGCAGTGAGAAAAAAATAAGCGTAATGAGCAAAAATGTGATTGTTCGAAGTTCTTATTTTAAACACAAATCCATAAGGGAAAGAGGTCCATGTGACAAGAGTGAAAAGCCATTAGTCAAGGAATCTAATGCTCCTCATGATAACAATATATATGTCTTGGATGAGATTGAAGTTAGAGCAACCACAGATCAGGGAAATGCAACTGGGAGAAGTTTCTGTTTTCAGCATAGTTCATTAAACAAGTATGAAAAGCTGAAGGTAGACGATCAGATAGCTACTGACACAGATGAATATTCAATTCCTGACATTTCTTTAACTAAGAGTTTTCTGGAAgattcaagaaagaaaagaaagatcaCTAATATTGAAAATGCAAGA GAAGATGCCAGGGGAAATGATATGCTGAAGGGTCCAGCTGTTCCAATGCAAA GTGATGATACTTCCATGGTTGGTGACACAACTAGAGACACAAACGCTCAAGAAGGAAAATTTGGGTGTAATATCTCTCACTTAGGACATTATTCTGATATAGCAGAGAAGTCAATGGAAAAATTTGCCTCAGTCATATCATCATTTAAATTCACGTCAAATGGTTCTCGTGCAAGTGGTCTCCGCGCACCCCTTAAAGATGTAAAGAACACATGTAGAACCAG GTCGTCCAGCAACATGGATCTCAGTAAATTTGCATATGCACCAAgtaagaagacatcatcaactTCCCGTAGACTCTGA